One window of the Dermacentor andersoni chromosome 10, qqDerAnde1_hic_scaffold, whole genome shotgun sequence genome contains the following:
- the LOC126519702 gene encoding uncharacterized protein gives MQTTVLAFTSLLLPSLAGLSTGASSVCALPYTGDDPGSCHPPPGGCSSLLDVPPEELHTPEITVPWMATSTSATMPTCIKELHPLTPLRGLGDCTTTQPPNPLTFAMQVSTSYALFAKKSSNYILVQFPSPHCCVAIAVECAHVIHSLLMLSGDVETNPGPEGNAAVLAELQKLNAGQTLLITEIQGLKTQLNTTDQTIASLDKRMADLETHYQTLLHLRNDIQMMQSTTIDQAKKIKELETRLDDAENQSRRNNLIFYGIPDPASAETWAESEKLVIDVCRKNLDITLEPHDIERAHRLGNHSPDRIRPVIVKFLSHKTKDALLSNGRKLKDTNYSIGEDFSRTVRHARKQLLVFAKANSNKYSLRFKTLHIGSKRYVFDASSQAVKEIA, from the coding sequence ATGCAGACGACCGTCCTCGCATTTACCAGCCTGCTGCTGCCGTCCCTGGCAGGCCTGTCTACGGGGGCGTCATCGGTGTGCGCACTGCCGTACACTGGAGATGACCCTGGCTCCTGCCATCCACCGCCCGGCGGGTGCTCGTCCCTACTGGATGTGCCGCCAGAGGAGCTACACACACCGGAAATCACAGTACCATGGATGGCCACATCGACATCAGCAACAATGCCAACATGTATAAAAGAGCTTCACCCGCTGACGCCGCTTCGTGGGCTCGGTGACTGCACCACAACGCAGCCACCTAATCCGCTTACCTTTGCGATGCAGGTCAGTACATCGTATGCCCTCTTCGCTAAAAAATCCAGTAATTATATTTTGGTGCAGTTTCCGAGCCCGCACTGCTGTGTTGCCATTGCCGTTGAGTGTGCTCACGTAATTCATTCCTTGCTCATGCTATCAGGTGACGTTGAGACTAACCCTGGTCCTGAGGGCAACGCTGCTGTACTCGCTGAACTACAGAAGCTAAACGCGGGACAGACCCTGTTGATTACAGAAATACAGGGCCTCAAAACACAGCTGAACACAACAGACCAAACCATAGCAAGCCTAGACAAACGAATGGCCGATCTCGAAACGCATTACCAAACACTTCTTCACCTCAGAAACGATATTCAAATGATGCAGTCAACCACAATCGACCAAGCTAAAAAGATTAAAGAACTAGAAACACGCCTGGATGACGCGGAAAACCAATCACGTCGGAATAACCTTATTTTCTATGGCATCCCTGACCCTGCTAGCGCTGAAACGTGGGCTGAGTCAGAAAAACTAGTCATTGATGTTTGCCGCAAAAATCTTGATATAACCTTGGAACCTCACGACATTGAAAGAGCGCATCGCCTCGGAAATCATTCACCCGACCGAATTCGTCCCGTAATCGTAAAATTCCTATCTCATAAAACCAAAGACGCACTGTTATCAAATGGCCGTAAATTGAAAGACACAAACTACAGTATTGGAGAGGACTTCTCCCGCACCGTTCGACACGCGCGTAAACAGTTACTAGTGTTTGCCAAAGCCAATTCTAACAAGTACTCCTTGCGCTTCAAAACCCTGCACATCGGCTCAAAACGCTATGTATTTGACGCATCATCCCAAGCCGTTAAGGAAATAGCATAG